Genomic DNA from Solanum dulcamara chromosome 4, daSolDulc1.2, whole genome shotgun sequence:
CTAGGGGATTTATTCCGCAAGATGTCATGATAATTGATTGGGTTTATGGGAACTTAATTTTCCGTTGTTTTAAAGTGTCTCCTTAGTGTTCTATTTAATGAGTTGCTACTTAAATATGGCTTAATGGATTAGTGATTGGGTTGGtagttggttctcccaccatATGATTAGTGTGGGTGACATTCACGTCGATCTGAATTGTGACATTAGCTGGCATGCAATTTACAAAGTTTTGAATcccaaaaatcttcaataaCCAAAGCATAAATTAGAatgttataaaaaataaaaataaaaatcaaagtaAATACGAATCAACCCAAACACATTCAGTCACTTTGATagtaaaatcatcaaaatcaaagTCTCAGAAGAAAAGGAATAGAACTTAGAAGGTGAAAATAACCCAACCTTCAAAATTGTTAACTTGCGGCGATTCTTAAGATGCTAATAAAATCTGCAATTATCACAAAATATTTATCACTTTTCAAATTCATTTTGCCTAtacaaagagagagagaaaaaaacagAATATTTGGATCAAAAATTTCTAAAGAAATACACTTTTTAGTTCttgatcaaaataaaaaaaaaaaaatttactaacttcaaaatcaactaattcaATGTCAATTTAGCCACGCATGTTACAATTTTGACAGTTTGTTGATGTATTTTTGACTACTAACACAATCAATATTGaattataaatcaaataaagaaaagagtttATGTGTGATTGGTCAGATCAATAATTAGTGTCACACAACAAATGTGACTGCTATTAGGGATCTAGCATCTGTTTTTCAAAGGGTAAATAAAGTGAGATTAGAGCAACAAACGTGACTATCCTTAGGGCGTTAACATATGTTATTGAGAAAGTGAATAAAGTTAGAGTGAGTTAAGTGTTTTTTACAACACATACAACTACGACAAACACTCTAGATATCTAAAGTAAGAGGGACGTGTGGATCCCTCCTTGGCATCCTTTTTGCCTTCAGGCTTTTTCATAGTAACACACCAACATAGTGTAATAACTGAAGcataataaatacatataattatGACATACAACACTCCAACAACGCGAATACTCATTAATCTCTTGAGACTATTTACTTCAAGTCTAACCTATTCTAATAGAGGTTGCTTGATGAATTTTCCAAGATCATCGTTTTCCTCTAGATATTTATCAATCCCCTGTGCGAGAAGTACACCACAGACGTGCATTCTCAAATTGATTACCGAGAGCAACTTGATCAGTGAGTAATTGAAGTAATACAATTCCATAGGCGAAGACATCTCTTCCATGGGATGACACTAAGGAAAGTCAAAGTAGAAAACACAAAAAGTAATATTAGCgaggaaaaaataattagatattTCTTTGACAATCATAAACCAACATCTTTCTAATGATTTAAGAAGTTGATGTTTGAGAATTTCATTAGGATTAGTGAAGACGACTGATCCTTACTCATAATTTTAATCTGATCCCTTTGTAAACaatgaataattaatttatagagcttttctttttctttttttggaaaaaaaatgtaTCTATACATTACATTACCATAAGACCTTTTATAATTGTGGATTGCCCATTCTATCACACTGATTATTGATATAAGCATATTATTTGTTTTGGTGCCAACATTTTTGTCCATGCAATATATTTTTCAACCCAAAAGCATGTTAGATTGGAGGTTAATGTTGATAGGAAAATATAGATATGTTTAGAGGGATATAAGGTGCAACTAGTGCTGGGGCAACATGTCCACGCTAGAAAGTTTTGAGTCCttgatttcttttcttttttgagttgTACATATCCACTTGGTAAATAAAATATTCTActtatcataaaaaataatagaaggTTAATGTATATATCATCTTTTAATTCCATCtctttttataatatattgtatCCATTAACTGTCTATTAAGATTTGAACACTGTAAAAAAAATGACCTCTTCATTGTAATTTGAAGAGTTAATgatcaaaaacacacctaaagatcccgttttttttttgttttcatacCTGACTATTAAATATGTGAGTTTTCTATTTAAACTATCACCAATTATTTATCAATCTTAACTATCAATTGTTTATATTTTCTATATGAACCATAATTTCCAACCcacttcaacttcataatcattaGGCGCCACAACTCTTGGGTGACATACGTCTTaattgtaaataaatatacatatttaatcGCTATAAATCCAAccaagaaaaaaaacaagaaaagttCAAAAATGATGGCAAATATGTAGAATCAAACAAATGACAACTTGGCAAACATCGTAAAACATAGTTGAAACGGCAGATTAATTAACATCAAAAGGCATCTCTCGAGGAGTATTGAATTTCCACAATaaacattttattatttttctcttaaatttacacttaagagaagagaaattttaaatttctaaaactTGAATTTCTTGAGTAGACACACAATCCAAATGTGCACCACATTTACAAGCCAAACAACAATAAAACCaacaactcttctcaactcctCTTTTACAAACATAACACATCACATCCACTTCCACCTCCTTACCTAAAAACAAGTTACTACTATTATAACACAACGTAAGAGGATGTTGATGATCTTCCCTTTCTTCGATCTCAGGCAACGAAGCACACTCCACGTGAAGATCAAACTTACACTTATCACAATGAAACGAAAACGCGTGACCCGAATTCCCACATGCATCACACGTGAATTCCCTATCGTCGTAAGGAGGGGAAAAACGGAGACTTAAAGTGTGTTTCGGGTGAGACTTGTGTTTAATTTGCCTAGGCAAATCGAAACAAAAGTCGTGGAGTATGAAGTCGCAATTTATTTTTGTGCACGTGTAGGCAGACCCACCGGAGAGATTGTGCTCACAGGCGGAGCAGATGACTTGATCTTCTTCATCGAGGATATCGGAGATCTTTAATGGGTGGCGATGACTGAAATGGGTGAATTCTTCCATCGGAGGAATTTCCATTGTGTGATCTGATTACAAAGTCAAACGTTCACGTTGTGTATTTATAATAGGGGAGAATTGCATTTTTTGTCCCTTAGTTATTAACATGTTGGCAAGTTTGGTCCTTGAGATACTAGAATAAATATGTGTTGCCTTTAATTAATGTATTTGTGCGCTTTTAGCCTTTCCACaaacatatttttgttaaattAATAAGTCTTTTAAAtggaaaataatatgaatgaagcACCTTTcatgttttattaattttttttaggcGAGATCTGTGTCGCGTAACTTCCTAATATAACTTCTTTTTTACATCAAGTAAAAGCTTGAACTTGAGACTTCTGGTTAATAATAGAAGAATCTTATTCATCTCATTATAATCCttattgatatattttatgttactataagaaaataattaatgctagtactttcatttattatttttaggtTGGAGCCTTGAAAACTTCTTTGGGGAGACGTCATACAACTCTATTAATTGAAGGTTGTATATACTTAGATATTGTAATAGGGGTCAAACTAAAACAATTTAACAATTAAGGGACCaaaattaatgatatttttaaattaaattcattttttccaACTTGCCCTTTTTACAAGGAAGTGGCATAATTAAGATCCGACTCCTTGTGCACTTCTGTGAAGGTGACAGCTTCGTTTGCTAATTAGGTCAAGCTTATGCCTAGTGgaaagtttcttaaagtttgaaataattaaccTTTTATTATTCTTATAAAACTTATTAtgcttgaaaaatatttaaattaagtttgtatGTCTCATATTGGAAACGGCTCGTTCGATTTTAATTCAGTTTGTCTTCTTTTAGCTAGAGAAGTTGAAAAGTATTTCGAATTTGACTATTTCTTTtcagtttgatatatttattaatttttgtacCAAGATAATTCCAGGTTCAAGAGATCAAAAAGTTAACCCAAAAGATGATTTAATTTGGATTTTGGTAAGACAATAAAATCTAAGAGAAACATTGTTTTAGGTATGATACTAaattagagaggtttagaataTTGCttggaaatgatcaatatatatatatatcaatcgATACAGGTCGGAAGTGTAGTTATCTTTATCTAAATAAATGATGGAGTGATAACGATGGTGAATATGACCTTGAGAAGCGCATTCACTACCTAAATAATTGATACAATTGAGGCCAAATCTAGATAAGTTTGTTCTTTGACTTAATAAACTGCAAATGTGGAAGTCTTTGTCTTCGAATTTATTAAGTCTATGCTCAGATAAGCCTTGAAAATAGGGTGTATTTATAAACATCAAAATTTCTGTGGGACTCTACGAAACAAATTCAATTTCAGTTAGGGTTCTCGGAGGCTAATCCTAGTCTACCCTAAACCCTAATCCCTAATTCATGCTTATATAAAGGGTAATATGTTCTCTTAAAGAGGCATCTAGAATATTCCAAAAACTCTCGgatattcataaagagatcGAGACTTTGAATATTCTATAAACTCTCACTCCTAAAAAACTGAAATTGTCGCATTTTGCTCATAGCTAATAGTAATTTGTCGCCGATTTATCGCCAAATAGGATTAGTGACAGATTTTGTTGTTTAGCTATAAAATTTGTCTCTCGCTAAATCTAATTTATTTTAGTAGTGTCTTGGGATATTCTAAAGAGATCAAGATATGCCAGACTTTTCTTgataatcaaatacttcaaataGATCCACAAATCATTTCATGGAGATCAAGTCCAAATCATcctagtttgagaaacacaccacTAACGGCCCTCGAATCACGAAAAATCTTAGAAGAGAAGAATCAAGGATAAACAGATTTGTACCCACAATGTTTATCAATTTatgtttttcatattttatttgtgattacaATGTATTTTCTATcactataaattttatttcaaataaggaCAAAGGCAATTTTTACTCCGAGTGTGTTTAAACgaaggaaaatgattttctaGAACATATTTTTTCTGGAAAACAAGTACCtttcttacttattttataGTGTTTGGTAAGTAATATAAGTAAGCAAATATTATCTCAAGAACATTTATATGTTAACTAGCAAAACATTATGGAGGCAGGATGTGATGCGAAGTGGAGGTTCAGGGGTGGTCGGAGTTGAGGGCTGGAGAGATTGGATGAGTGGGGAGGAGATAATAAACTTGGAATGCTACTTATCCAAGTTGTGTTTCctaattttctctatttttaagaAACTTGTTTTCCTAGAGAAAATGTATTTCAAATACATTGACCAACCACCAAACAtaggaaaattgaaaaatatttttcagaatATGTTTTCCTCCCTACCAAACACAAGTCATCTTTTGAATTTAACGGCCAACATTTCGTTAGTTATGCAAGAAAAATGATAACAATCATATCGCAGAGTGAATGTCCATTtaaatacacaatttattaaataattaagtttGTAATTGGATAAGCTTGTAATTGAATAAGCTTGCAACAAATAAACAACTTGCAAATAGTTTACACAACGGCTTTTGTTCTTCTATAAATAGAAGGTCAATTCAgttcatttgttcatcagttTGAAGTTGAATAATATATCAGactctctatatatatacttttctttggtgtttttattttatagtttctattttataaaatattatcaacatattgtcattattttttcatttacaTCTTTTGGATGTGGGCCTATTCCGAACTCTATCAATACGAGATATACactaaattgtttttttttctttttaccttAAAACAATGCGCACCCTAAATATGACTAGTCTTTTTGCAAGTACTCTTGAAAGGTCTATATCCCTTGCCGAATTTGTGGAATTTGAAATATAACAATGACATGATTTATCACACAAAAACCTTTGGGGATTCAGCTTTCAATGTCCCAAGATGAAAATACTCTTGCTATCTTGTCCATTTCAACTCATTGCTTTCTTTTATCAAATTAAGTTCCCAATTATTTTATACACCAAGTGCTCACTatgtacaaaaaataaaaataaaaactgtAATTATATCACTCTTAAGCTTTGGTTCTAGTTTGATGTGCAACTGCTCGAGATAGCTAATTCAACTCTTCATGTTTTATTGAAATTGAAAAGACAtcctaaattttaaattaatatacaCACTTTATCATTAATTATATTCCGTCAACCCtaattataatttctaaaaGTCTACAAAGCACGTTCCTTCATGAATTCATTATCACTTTTTTCCTCCTCAAACCGCGTTAAATCACTAAAATGGACTTTGACTTTGTTACTATTCATATTCTCACCCATCACCCCCTATTCTGCCCCTTGTCTTTCCTTATTTAGTGAACAAATCTTGCATAAG
This window encodes:
- the LOC129886906 gene encoding protein VACUOLELESS GAMETOPHYTES-like, which encodes MEIPPMEEFTHFSHRHPLKISDILDEEDQVICSACEHNLSGGSAYTCTKINCDFILHDFCFDLPRQIKHKSHPKHTLSLRFSPPYDDREFTCDACGNSGHAFSFHCDKCKFDLHVECASLPEIEEREDHQHPLTLCYNSSNLFLGKEVEVDVMCYVCKRGVEKSCWFYCCLACKCGAHLDCVSTQEIQVLEI